A genomic region of Aureimonas populi contains the following coding sequences:
- a CDS encoding aspartate/glutamate racemase family protein, whose translation MSKRIVYQLVAPLHLTAGPAEVERRQEFLRAHAAPGFVLEAWPTRQGRAAIESDTDALLASPEILAGVCRAQKGGADAAIIGCFGDPALEAARESVDIPVVGAGEAAMLLALQLGYRFSVISPIAQGAGRRDAHVRRLGLESRYASTRGLGIDIASMANGSVDPRAAVIEAGRKCVEEDGADVLVLGCMSFSFLGFTGEAQREIGVPVVNPVIAALKAAETILAHGLHFSRRSWPKAAPKPHPQSIEE comes from the coding sequence ATGAGCAAGCGCATCGTCTACCAGCTCGTGGCGCCCCTTCACCTGACGGCGGGGCCGGCCGAGGTCGAACGCCGGCAGGAATTCCTTCGCGCCCACGCAGCACCGGGCTTCGTGCTCGAAGCCTGGCCGACCCGGCAGGGCCGCGCGGCGATCGAGAGCGACACCGACGCGCTGCTGGCTTCTCCCGAAATCCTCGCGGGCGTGTGCCGGGCGCAGAAGGGGGGCGCCGACGCGGCGATCATCGGATGTTTCGGCGATCCCGCTCTCGAGGCGGCACGCGAGAGCGTCGACATACCGGTGGTGGGCGCCGGCGAAGCTGCAATGCTGCTGGCGCTGCAACTCGGCTACCGCTTCTCGGTGATCTCGCCCATCGCCCAGGGCGCCGGGCGGCGCGACGCCCATGTGCGCCGGCTCGGCCTCGAATCGCGCTACGCCTCCACACGGGGCCTCGGCATCGACATCGCAAGCATGGCGAACGGCTCCGTCGATCCGCGCGCGGCCGTCATCGAGGCGGGCCGCAAATGCGTGGAGGAGGACGGCGCGGACGTGCTCGTCCTCGGTTGCATGAGCTTCTCCTTTCTCGGCTTCACGGGAGAGGCGCAGCGCGAAATCGGGGTGCCCGTCGTCAATCCGGTGATCGCGGCCCTGAAGGCTGCGGAGACCATCCTGGCCCACGGCCTGCATTTCAGCCGGAGGAGTTGGCCGAAGGCCGCCCCCAAACCGCATCCCCAGTCCATCGAGGAGTGA
- a CDS encoding ABC transporter substrate-binding protein, whose product MTSIAFNARLRGALLAGAGIALCAAALAPVQEVRAQGAPGELAWADTLPSGLDPHVVFDVPMQLYMLNVYDNLYRYQGNPPELVPWLAESHTMSEDGLTWTFTLREGITFHDGSDMTAEDVVYSFQRVLGLGRGPASAFLSYLQPENVTALDERTVEFVLDTPYAPFLSAIPLVSILNAGLMREHESDEDWGSAWLASNAAGSGAYAFDPASYIPRGNITVERFEDHFLGWAHNDDPIDIVRVPFIAENSTRILALLNGEVQATDSYLPSDQVERVEAADGVHVASDESMRVMVIRMNNGKAPFDNVNFRRCLSHAFNYEGFIDVILQGHAVRNPGPIPQTLWGAPADVPGYSYDLDKAREACDLARSEGAPVDRTVSIHTQSELDLTLQAAQVLQGDARQLGLNIEIVPDTWANMTGSMGSMESTPDMWIHWVSTYFVDPENWIGQMYDSQFHGTWKASSWYDNAEVDELLRTARTVTDEDTRRQAYEAASRIVIDEAADIWIYNTIQMRGMSDRIEGYEFSPVGSGAEFRTLSLTD is encoded by the coding sequence ATGACCAGCATCGCATTCAACGCCCGCCTTCGCGGCGCCCTCCTGGCAGGAGCGGGGATCGCGCTCTGCGCCGCCGCCCTCGCGCCCGTTCAGGAGGTCCGCGCGCAGGGCGCGCCCGGCGAGCTCGCCTGGGCCGACACGCTCCCCTCGGGCCTTGACCCCCACGTCGTCTTCGACGTGCCGATGCAGCTCTACATGCTGAACGTCTACGACAATCTCTATCGCTATCAGGGCAACCCGCCCGAACTCGTACCCTGGCTGGCCGAAAGCCACACCATGTCCGAGGACGGGCTGACCTGGACGTTCACGCTGCGGGAGGGCATCACCTTCCACGACGGCTCGGACATGACCGCCGAGGATGTCGTCTACAGCTTCCAGCGCGTGCTCGGCCTCGGTCGCGGCCCCGCATCGGCGTTCCTCAGCTATCTGCAGCCCGAGAACGTCACCGCCCTCGACGAGCGGACGGTGGAGTTCGTGCTCGACACGCCCTACGCGCCCTTCCTCTCGGCCATTCCGCTCGTCTCCATCCTGAATGCCGGCCTGATGCGGGAGCACGAGAGCGACGAAGACTGGGGCTCGGCATGGCTGGCGTCGAACGCCGCCGGTTCGGGCGCCTACGCCTTCGATCCGGCCAGCTATATTCCGCGCGGCAACATCACGGTCGAACGCTTCGAGGATCACTTCCTCGGCTGGGCCCACAACGACGATCCGATCGACATCGTGCGCGTGCCCTTCATCGCGGAAAACAGCACGCGCATCCTGGCCCTTCTCAACGGCGAGGTGCAGGCGACCGATTCCTACCTGCCCTCCGATCAGGTGGAGAGGGTCGAGGCGGCGGACGGCGTCCATGTCGCCAGCGACGAATCCATGCGCGTCATGGTCATCCGCATGAACAACGGCAAGGCGCCCTTCGACAATGTGAACTTCCGGCGCTGCCTGAGCCATGCCTTCAATTACGAAGGCTTCATCGACGTCATCCTTCAGGGCCACGCCGTGCGCAATCCGGGCCCCATCCCGCAGACGCTCTGGGGCGCGCCCGCCGATGTTCCGGGCTATTCATACGATCTCGACAAGGCGCGGGAGGCCTGCGATCTCGCCCGCTCGGAGGGCGCGCCCGTCGACCGGACCGTCTCGATCCACACCCAGTCCGAACTCGACCTGACCCTGCAGGCCGCGCAGGTGCTTCAGGGCGATGCCCGGCAACTGGGCCTGAACATCGAGATCGTTCCCGACACATGGGCCAACATGACCGGCTCGATGGGCTCGATGGAGAGCACGCCGGACATGTGGATCCACTGGGTCTCCACCTACTTCGTGGACCCCGAGAACTGGATCGGCCAGATGTACGATTCGCAGTTCCACGGCACATGGAAGGCCTCGTCCTGGTACGACAATGCCGAGGTGGACGAACTCCTGCGCACGGCGCGGACCGTGACCGACGAGGACACGCGCCGGCAGGCCTACGAGGCGGCCAGCCGGATCGTGATCGACGAGGCGGCCGACATCTGGATCTACAACACCATCCAGATGCGCGGCATGTCGGATCGGATCGAGGGCTACGAGTTCTCGCCTGTCGGCTCGGGCGCGGAGTTCCGCACCCTCTCCCTCACGGACTAG